From one Luteolibacter sp. SL250 genomic stretch:
- a CDS encoding NPCBM/NEW2 domain-containing protein — translation MTKPALLPLLILPAMLAANAPQDRISDQVPRAVSILGNWQAVDPVKAEKKVHLVYWSPADREPPTGYVVRLSAIMEDIRKFYGREMVRLGFGPRSIQFDKGKDGRPVIHVVKGEKPYASYGRESGGDIRKECLPTLNAAGLDPEKETIVIFCNMANWDQATRTITQNSPYYASGTNCNGTAWQVDSPILNLAFLDKKEPRVKDGQYGDISVGKYNSIFIGGICHELGHALGLPHNCERPDEKEAFGTALMGSGNRSYGDQLRGEGKGSFLTLAHGLRLASHPIFSGSAKGIDTPANATPTDIRITNHGKSFSFSANVVADPPVYAVVGYMDPAGGGDYDATTCTAVPDSSGNFTLEADALTPGKAGVFRVVMLQANGAASSFASPTARFIFPYRLEKDGTVNTSAAEAAVILRPLLAEVAAASTMAARDSLRKIADAKPDPKVLEAGEVIAASLGFRAGKAPADESGNPCLLSEASMTGSKVGYGKAKPNRLPDDALLLSCGARLFSRGIYAHAPASHRWDLGGKWKTLKGHAGFPDGISSGSCEFVIKGDGKELWRSGKTTPGTLRSYELAMDGVKELEFTVEDAGDGIQSDWGCWFEPELSL, via the coding sequence ATGACAAAACCCGCCCTTCTTCCGCTCCTCATCCTCCCTGCGATGCTGGCAGCAAATGCCCCACAGGATAGGATCTCCGACCAGGTACCCCGCGCCGTCTCCATCCTCGGCAATTGGCAAGCCGTGGATCCGGTGAAAGCGGAAAAGAAGGTCCACCTCGTGTATTGGTCGCCCGCGGACCGTGAGCCACCCACTGGATACGTGGTGAGGCTGTCGGCGATCATGGAGGATATCCGGAAATTCTATGGCCGGGAGATGGTCCGGCTCGGGTTCGGTCCACGCAGCATCCAGTTCGACAAGGGCAAGGACGGCAGGCCGGTCATCCATGTGGTGAAGGGCGAGAAGCCCTACGCCTCCTATGGGCGGGAATCCGGTGGCGACATCCGCAAGGAATGCCTGCCCACCCTGAACGCCGCCGGGCTGGATCCGGAGAAGGAAACGATCGTCATCTTCTGCAACATGGCCAACTGGGACCAGGCCACCCGCACCATCACCCAGAACAGCCCCTACTACGCCAGCGGCACGAACTGCAACGGAACCGCCTGGCAGGTGGACTCTCCCATCCTCAACCTCGCCTTCCTGGACAAGAAGGAGCCACGCGTGAAGGACGGGCAGTATGGCGACATCTCCGTCGGCAAGTACAACTCCATCTTCATCGGCGGCATCTGCCATGAACTCGGGCATGCGCTGGGCCTTCCCCACAACTGCGAACGGCCGGACGAAAAGGAAGCGTTCGGCACCGCGCTGATGGGTTCCGGCAACCGCTCCTATGGGGACCAGTTGCGGGGTGAAGGGAAGGGTTCATTTCTGACGCTCGCCCACGGCCTGAGGCTGGCTTCCCACCCTATTTTCTCCGGCTCCGCGAAAGGGATCGATACCCCGGCCAACGCCACGCCGACCGACATCCGGATCACCAACCATGGCAAAAGTTTCAGCTTCTCCGCAAACGTGGTGGCGGATCCACCGGTTTATGCGGTCGTCGGCTACATGGACCCGGCGGGTGGCGGTGACTATGACGCCACCACCTGCACGGCGGTACCGGATTCCAGCGGAAACTTCACCCTGGAAGCCGACGCCCTGACTCCCGGGAAAGCCGGAGTCTTCCGCGTGGTGATGCTCCAGGCGAATGGAGCCGCCAGTTCCTTTGCCTCCCCGACGGCCCGGTTTATCTTCCCCTACCGGCTGGAGAAGGATGGAACCGTGAACACGTCCGCCGCAGAGGCAGCCGTCATCCTGCGCCCGCTGTTGGCGGAGGTCGCCGCGGCCTCCACCATGGCCGCCCGGGACAGCCTGCGGAAAATCGCCGATGCAAAACCTGATCCGAAGGTTCTCGAGGCAGGCGAAGTCATCGCCGCCTCCCTCGGATTCCGCGCGGGGAAAGCCCCCGCCGATGAATCCGGCAACCCCTGTCTGCTTTCCGAAGCATCAATGACCGGATCCAAGGTCGGCTACGGGAAGGCCAAACCGAACCGGCTGCCAGATGACGCTCTACTGCTTTCCTGCGGAGCCAGACTGTTCTCACGGGGGATCTATGCCCACGCACCTGCCAGCCACCGTTGGGACCTGGGCGGAAAATGGAAGACGCTGAAGGGCCACGCCGGTTTTCCCGATGGCATCTCCAGTGGATCGTGCGAGTTCGTGATCAAGGGCGACGGCAAGGAACTGTGGCGCTCCGGGAAAACCACCCCCGGAACCCTCCGCAGCTATGAACTGGCGATGGACGGGGTGAAAGAGCTGGAGTTCACCGTGGAGGACGCCGGGGATGGCATCCAATCCGATTGGGGCTGCTGGTTCGAGCCGGAGCTTTCACTCTGA
- a CDS encoding aminotransferase class IV, producing MLAVDGRPKFIPAHLKRWEESCHRLGWKFPDIGLEAIGTELLARNGLTQGRGRLRLTMTSGSGSVFTKDAGTDALTWITATPVDAPPDSVSVLLSPWRRNERSPLAGLKTASYAENILALDHARAAGFDETLFLNTTGQLCEAGTSNVFIVRGGRVLTPSLDSGCLPGVMRSVIIGLIGKMDLTCVETSLGSTDLEEADEIFLTSAIRGPVPVSRFGQRAFPATPVADSVRAAWRDEICRR from the coding sequence ATGCTCGCCGTGGATGGAAGGCCGAAATTCATCCCGGCGCACCTGAAACGGTGGGAGGAAAGCTGCCACCGGTTGGGCTGGAAGTTCCCGGACATCGGTCTGGAAGCCATCGGCACGGAGCTGCTGGCGCGGAATGGACTGACGCAGGGCAGGGGCAGGCTCCGCCTGACGATGACCTCCGGTTCCGGGTCGGTCTTCACCAAGGACGCCGGCACTGATGCCCTCACCTGGATCACCGCCACCCCGGTGGATGCCCCGCCTGACAGCGTCTCCGTCCTCCTATCCCCATGGCGGCGGAATGAGAGATCGCCGTTGGCCGGGCTGAAAACGGCGTCCTACGCGGAGAACATCCTGGCGCTGGACCATGCCCGCGCCGCCGGGTTCGACGAGACGCTATTCCTCAACACCACGGGCCAACTCTGCGAGGCGGGCACTTCGAATGTCTTCATCGTCCGGGGAGGGCGTGTGCTGACCCCATCGCTCGACAGCGGCTGCCTGCCGGGGGTGATGCGCTCCGTCATCATCGGTCTGATCGGAAAGATGGACCTGACCTGTGTGGAAACGTCCCTCGGAAGCACGGATCTGGAGGAGGCGGACGAAATTTTCCTCACCTCCGCCATCCGCGGACCGGTGCCGGTTTCCCGGTTCGGGCAGCGGGCATTTCCGGCCACTCCGGTGGCGGATTCCGTCCGGGCCGCGTGGCGGGACGAAATTTGCCGCCGCTGA
- a CDS encoding sugar phosphate isomerase/epimerase, with protein MSRPVTLFTGQWADLPLEKLAALANEMGYDGLELACWGDHFDVEAALGSKSYVKEKWELLADHGLTSYAISNHLVGQAICDNVDERHKSILPESVWGNGDPEGVRKRAAKHMANAAKACRKFIDAKPKGDDFDFPAVVNGFTGSSIWHSIYAFPPTNQAYYEKGFKDFAKRFGPILEAFEKANVNFGLEVHPTEIAFDIVSARRALEAVGNHKRFGFNFDPSHLGYQGVDYVRFIREFGDRIYHCHIKDAWWGHGDGTVGVFGGHTDFGDPRRYWDFRSPGRGDVDFEDVIVALNDVKYRGPLSVEWEDGRMDRVHGGAEACAFVRGLDFPGSDVIFDAAFDRKNQ; from the coding sequence ATGTCACGTCCTGTCACTCTCTTCACCGGTCAATGGGCAGATCTGCCGCTTGAGAAACTCGCGGCTCTCGCCAATGAAATGGGCTACGATGGCCTGGAACTCGCCTGTTGGGGCGACCACTTCGATGTGGAAGCCGCGCTCGGCAGCAAATCCTACGTGAAGGAAAAGTGGGAGCTGCTCGCCGACCACGGACTGACCTCCTACGCGATCTCCAACCACCTCGTCGGCCAGGCGATCTGCGACAACGTGGATGAGCGGCACAAGTCCATCCTGCCGGAAAGCGTCTGGGGAAATGGTGATCCGGAAGGTGTCCGCAAGCGCGCCGCCAAACACATGGCGAACGCCGCCAAGGCTTGCCGCAAATTCATCGACGCGAAGCCGAAGGGCGACGACTTTGATTTCCCCGCCGTGGTCAACGGCTTTACCGGATCCTCCATCTGGCACTCCATTTACGCCTTCCCTCCGACCAATCAGGCCTACTACGAGAAGGGCTTCAAGGATTTCGCGAAGCGCTTCGGCCCGATCCTCGAGGCCTTCGAGAAAGCGAACGTCAACTTCGGTCTGGAAGTCCACCCGACGGAGATCGCCTTCGACATCGTGTCCGCCCGCCGCGCGCTGGAAGCGGTCGGCAACCACAAGCGCTTCGGCTTCAACTTCGACCCGTCCCATCTCGGCTATCAGGGTGTGGACTACGTCCGGTTCATCCGTGAATTCGGCGACCGCATCTATCACTGCCACATCAAGGACGCATGGTGGGGCCATGGCGACGGCACCGTCGGTGTCTTCGGCGGCCACACCGACTTCGGCGACCCGCGCCGCTACTGGGACTTCCGCTCCCCGGGCCGTGGAGATGTCGATTTCGAGGACGTAATCGTCGCCCTCAACGACGTCAAATACCGTGGACCGCTCTCCGTCGAGTGGGAGGACGGCCGCATGGACCGCGTCCATGGCGGTGCGGAGGCATGCGCCTTCGTCCGTGGCCTCGACTTCCCCGGCAGCGACGTCATTTTCGACGCGGCCTTCGACCGCAAGAACCAATGA
- a CDS encoding Gfo/Idh/MocA family oxidoreductase produces MSIKVGVIGAGGMLKYHAAGFRAAGAEIVAVADPAPGAAERAAQTWGIAKQFDSVDKMLAECPELDAISIIVPNKFHAPLALQGLKAGKHVFCEKPPALNATEMKELIAAAEASGKRLMFNFNNRARPESQAMKKYCEDGTVGTINSAQAKWIRRTGIPGFGGWFTSKAFSGGGAVIDLCHMIDLSMYFMGYPEPAHVLANTFDTFITDKGFKGPWGIPDRADGVNDVEAAAHGFVTFKTGQVLSLQVSWAEMVKREEVSVVFQGTKAGGKVERLFGRDGLDETAIDTCELYVQENGNSVNRTIVTTECEDMGRSGSAQNFIEAIEGKAEPFNEPVQALRLMQIIDAIYESAKTGAPVAI; encoded by the coding sequence ATGTCCATCAAAGTAGGAGTCATCGGAGCGGGCGGAATGCTCAAATACCACGCCGCGGGTTTCCGCGCCGCGGGTGCTGAAATCGTGGCTGTCGCCGACCCGGCGCCGGGTGCCGCCGAACGTGCGGCCCAGACCTGGGGCATCGCGAAGCAGTTCGACTCCGTCGACAAGATGCTCGCGGAGTGTCCGGAGCTGGATGCCATCAGCATCATCGTCCCGAACAAATTCCACGCGCCGCTCGCGCTGCAGGGCCTGAAGGCCGGCAAGCACGTCTTCTGCGAAAAGCCCCCGGCCCTCAACGCCACGGAGATGAAGGAACTCATCGCCGCCGCGGAGGCCTCCGGCAAGCGCTTGATGTTCAACTTCAACAACCGCGCCCGTCCGGAGTCGCAGGCGATGAAGAAGTATTGCGAGGACGGTACCGTCGGCACCATCAACTCCGCCCAGGCGAAGTGGATCCGCCGCACCGGCATCCCCGGCTTCGGCGGCTGGTTCACCAGCAAGGCATTCTCCGGTGGTGGCGCGGTCATCGACCTCTGCCACATGATCGACCTGTCCATGTATTTCATGGGCTATCCGGAACCCGCCCATGTGCTCGCCAACACCTTCGACACCTTCATCACAGACAAGGGCTTCAAGGGCCCATGGGGCATCCCTGACCGTGCCGATGGTGTGAACGACGTGGAGGCGGCCGCACACGGCTTCGTCACCTTCAAGACCGGCCAGGTCCTTTCCCTCCAGGTTTCCTGGGCGGAGATGGTCAAGCGCGAGGAAGTCTCCGTCGTGTTCCAAGGCACCAAGGCGGGCGGCAAGGTCGAGCGTCTCTTCGGCCGTGACGGTCTGGATGAAACCGCCATCGACACCTGCGAACTCTACGTCCAGGAGAACGGCAACAGCGTGAACCGCACCATCGTCACCACGGAGTGCGAGGACATGGGCCGCAGCGGCTCCGCCCAGAACTTCATCGAAGCCATCGAAGGCAAGGCCGAGCCGTTCAACGAGCCGGTCCAGGCCCTCCGACTGATGCAGATCATCGACGCGATCTACGAGTCGGCGAAGACCGGTGCTCCTGTCGCGATCTGA
- a CDS encoding Gfo/Idh/MocA family oxidoreductase, translating into MNRKLRMGMVGGGRGAFIGAVHRMAANLDGQIELIAGNFSSDPEKSKLSGGDFYLDPSRVYSSYEEMAKREGAKPPGERIDFVSIVASNNLHFPVAKTFLENGIHVVCEKPMTLSLEEAKELKAIVEKSGLVFALTHNYTGYPMVKEARAMVKAGKLGRLLKVVAEYPQGYAVTNLKEQENTKIGSWRADPKKAGVSNCMADIGIHAENLARYISGLHLEEVAADLNTFIPGRVLDDDGSVLLRYEGGVRGVLYASQISTGDENALHVRIYGTEASVEWHQEHPNELIVKFADQPRQVWRRGNSYNGPEAQKNTRIPFGHPEGFIEGFANIYAAVTEAVRDSLKGEFKPGTYDFPSVDDGVEGLAFIEATVKSSAANAAWTKLH; encoded by the coding sequence ATGAACCGCAAACTCCGCATGGGCATGGTCGGCGGCGGCCGTGGCGCCTTCATCGGCGCCGTCCACCGCATGGCCGCGAACCTCGACGGCCAGATCGAACTGATTGCCGGAAATTTTTCCTCCGACCCGGAGAAGTCGAAACTTTCCGGCGGGGACTTCTACCTAGATCCATCCCGCGTCTATTCGTCCTACGAAGAGATGGCGAAAAGGGAGGGCGCGAAGCCTCCCGGCGAGCGCATCGACTTCGTCAGCATCGTCGCCAGCAACAACCTCCATTTTCCGGTGGCGAAGACGTTTCTGGAGAACGGCATCCATGTGGTGTGCGAGAAGCCGATGACCCTTTCGCTGGAGGAAGCGAAGGAACTGAAAGCGATCGTGGAGAAGTCCGGACTCGTCTTCGCGCTCACGCACAACTACACCGGCTACCCCATGGTGAAGGAAGCCCGTGCCATGGTGAAAGCCGGCAAGCTGGGCCGTTTGCTCAAGGTCGTCGCCGAGTATCCGCAGGGCTACGCGGTCACCAACCTCAAGGAGCAGGAGAACACCAAGATCGGCAGTTGGCGCGCCGACCCAAAGAAAGCCGGTGTTTCGAACTGCATGGCGGACATCGGCATCCATGCGGAGAACCTCGCGCGCTACATCAGCGGACTCCATCTGGAGGAAGTCGCCGCGGATCTCAACACCTTCATCCCCGGCCGTGTGCTGGATGACGATGGCAGCGTGCTGCTGCGCTATGAAGGCGGCGTCCGCGGTGTCCTCTACGCGTCCCAGATTTCCACAGGTGATGAGAATGCGCTCCACGTCCGCATCTACGGCACGGAGGCATCCGTCGAGTGGCACCAGGAACACCCGAACGAGCTGATCGTGAAATTCGCCGACCAACCGCGCCAGGTCTGGCGTCGTGGCAACAGCTACAACGGCCCTGAGGCGCAGAAGAACACCCGCATTCCGTTCGGCCATCCGGAAGGGTTCATCGAGGGCTTCGCCAACATCTACGCCGCGGTGACCGAAGCGGTGCGGGATTCGCTCAAGGGCGAGTTCAAGCCGGGCACCTATGATTTCCCAAGCGTGGATGACGGGGTGGAAGGTCTCGCGTTCATCGAAGCAACGGTGAAATCCTCCGCCGCCAACGCGGCCTGGACGAAGCTGCACTGA
- a CDS encoding DMT family transporter, with product MKNYVQLHLLVLLLAATALLGEVISLPAVGVVIWRTSIAALGAAAWVAIVRRQSLWPGKASAGALLGVGVIVGIHWISFFQAVKMTNVSISLAGLAAMPLFTALTEPWLEKRRVRPFEVLLGLLILAGVGTIAGAIQRQDLAGLAVALFSAFLAAVFPVLNRRLVTTGGDPLTMVMWEMLGALSAALVLLPLLGEGRSLLQWQGADWLWLLTLALGCTVFAHSFHIRLLKTLSAYTVNLAISFEPLYGIIAAALLFGEYKQLTPMYYVGLGTILIANIAHPVCVRMTRKPVA from the coding sequence GTGAAGAACTACGTCCAACTCCATCTGCTCGTCCTCCTGCTGGCAGCCACCGCGCTGCTGGGTGAGGTGATTTCGCTCCCTGCAGTTGGGGTGGTCATCTGGAGAACCTCCATCGCCGCACTGGGAGCAGCGGCCTGGGTGGCCATCGTCAGGCGGCAGTCATTGTGGCCGGGCAAAGCCTCTGCCGGAGCGTTGCTCGGAGTCGGTGTGATCGTCGGCATTCACTGGATCAGCTTCTTCCAGGCGGTGAAGATGACAAACGTGTCCATCAGTCTCGCCGGACTCGCGGCGATGCCTCTCTTCACCGCCCTCACGGAACCCTGGCTGGAGAAGCGCCGCGTGCGCCCGTTCGAGGTCTTGCTCGGACTGCTCATCCTCGCCGGCGTTGGCACCATCGCCGGAGCGATCCAGCGGCAGGATCTGGCGGGACTCGCGGTCGCGCTTTTCAGTGCCTTCCTCGCGGCCGTGTTTCCGGTGCTGAACCGACGGTTGGTGACCACCGGTGGTGATCCCCTGACAATGGTCATGTGGGAGATGCTCGGCGCGCTGTCCGCCGCCCTCGTCCTGCTCCCCTTGCTGGGAGAGGGAAGATCCCTGCTCCAGTGGCAGGGTGCCGACTGGCTGTGGCTGCTGACACTGGCGCTCGGCTGCACGGTGTTCGCCCACAGCTTCCACATCCGGCTGCTCAAAACCCTGAGCGCCTACACGGTGAACCTCGCCATCAGCTTCGAGCCGCTCTACGGCATCATCGCCGCCGCACTGCTGTTCGGCGAATACAAGCAGCTCACGCCGATGTATTACGTGGGACTGGGGACGATCCTCATCGCGAACATCGCCCATCCGGTCTGCGTGCGGATGACACGCAAACCGGTGGCATGA